From the genome of Ornithodoros turicata isolate Travis unplaced genomic scaffold, ASM3712646v1 ctg00001071.1, whole genome shotgun sequence:
CGGCGAGAAGTCCTATAAGTGTGATCTCGTCAGCGGAGTTCACCCAGAGTTTTAGACTGTCGTGCCACAAGAGTAAACACACTGGTGAGAAGCCCttcaagtgcgacctctgtcttGCAGAGTTCAGCTGTAGCGCGAATTTCGCGCGCCACAGgcggacacacacaggcgagaagccatacaagtgcaatctctgcCCTGCAGTGTTCAACCACAGGACGGCACTGTCACATCAGAAGCGCACACACATGGGAGAAAAGCCgcacaagtgcgacctctgtcctgcagagttcagcacaAGGGCAGGCCTGCGGCGTGACAGGCGGACACACATGGACGAGAAGCCttacaagtgcgacctctgtcttGCTGAGTTCGGCCAGGGTGAGAGGCTGTTGTATCACAAGCGGAAACACACTGGCGAGAATCCCGGTAAGTGCGACCCCTGTGTCGCAGAGCTGAGCCAGAGCGCAAGCCTGTCATGTGACAAGCAAGAACGTGTGGGCGAGAAGCCccacaagtgcgatctctgcaCCGCAGAGTTCACCCTGAAGGGCAGCCTGACTCGCTacaagcgaaaacacacaggtgagaagccccTACAAGTGCGTGTCTGTAGTCAGCTGTAGTGGGATCATGTTTGCGCCACAggtgcacacacacatatgggcGAGAAGCGACACAAGTGCAATCTGTCCTGCACAGTTAGTCATATCAGGACTGCTGCGGCGTCACAAGCAAAAACACGCAGGCGATAAGCCCTAACCCCTGTTCTGCAGAGTTCACGCACCAGCATGGAATTGCAGTGTCACGAGCGGACACACACGGACGAGAAGCCCTACAAGTTCAATCCTCAGTTCCTGCGAGCTTGAGCGAGAGCACAAACCTCCAGGGCTACCACAAGGGGGACCTACGTGGCGTGCGAGGTGCAACCTCTGTCccgcagagttcagccacagcACACATGTACGTGCAGCAGTGATTCAGTGATTCCTTTGATGAAAAATTTGGGAGTGACACTGCGGTTCTCCCGGGCAGGCCTGCATCTCCGCAACTCCCTCTAGATAGAGTCATGCAAGTGAAGTCAATAAAATTATTGTTTCCTCAACACCCACTCAACCATCGTGACCCATTCCACATACATCAAGTGCCAGTGTGCAATTTTTGTTTGTCCTTGGCGGAGGAAATGTCTCCGATGGAGAGGCGGACACGTTGATCAACGTGGTTTTTATTAACATCTTAAACACGAGGAGCACTTTTGTTGCTGAGAAATATTAGATGCTGCACTGCCTCCTTGACCGTGTATATTGCTATAGGAGCGGTACTCATGTATAGCGGTAGGTAATGTCCCTTGTGTGGCATGATATATTGAATACATTTTTAAAGGATCCCGAGGGAGCCCCTGCCTTGGGCACTCTCGTGGGTATTGGTTTGTTTGTTAAGAGTGGATGGTCTCGTCAGAATCTCAGTCGGCAAACACTGTTTCGCACGAGGCAAAGCAGCAAGGTAACCACCACCTAGCATCAAACCTGCGAATAGGGGAAGTGAAACCCCGTTTCAAACCATGCTCACAGGCAGCCGAACTGTTGCCGGCATACAGCAGCGATTGCCCACCCACTCAAAAATCACACGATTGGGCCAAGTCTTGGGGCTCAGCTGACAGAGTTTAAAAACTGGGCCCTGCACAATGCAAGAAAAAACAAGTTTTTGACGATACTGCCGTTCTTTGGTGGGAGAAGGTGGGATGAATGGTAGATGACTGTTTGGTTTCGCTCTCTCGTAAATAATGTGGCCTCTGATATGGCCCTATATTTTTGTGCAATATTGTGCCTTAGCTCCGTGAGCAAACGTTATGCTTATGTCAGTCGACTACAAAACTGTCTGCGCTCTCAATGTCCACATTCTGCAATTTCAGGAGCAAAAGAAAGCAGCGATGGACTTCACATCAAGGACGAGTTCAGAGGCACCTGCGATCACGCATCTTCAGGTCTCTCCTCTTCAAGTGCACAGTTCGAGATCGGCACAACAAGAGTTGAACCACAGTGCCAAAACGATGCATTAGTCACCACTGACGGTCGACCCACAGAGCAATCTTCAGACCAGAGCGAGACTCAAGTGGCAAGCAAGTCATCGACGTTCGGACATGAGAAAGACAGGCTTTATAAGTCCAACATTTGTTTAGACGCATGCATCGACACTGGCCACTTGGAGGTTCATGCCAAAACTCACAAAACAAAGACACTTACCTGCGACAAGTGTTCAGTGACATTCCGTCATGCATCAACTCTGCGAGTGCACGCAAGACATTGCACGGGACTAGGCTCGCAGAAGTCGAACGTAAGTGCACCTGCATGCGCATCGAGCGCACACGAGTGCAATCTCAGCCCTGCAGAGTCCAGCCACAGTATGTGCCTGCAGCGTCCCAAGCGCACGCTCGTGGGCAAGAAGAGCTTCAGGTGTGATCTCTGTGGTTTTGAGTTCAACAAGAGGTACAAGCTGCGCAATCACAAGAAAGCACACATGAGTGAGGGGCTATACCAGTGCACCTTCTGTCCTGCACAGTTCAGGCGAAGCGCGATGCTGAAGTATCACAAGCAAAAACATACAGGCGAGAAGGCCTATAAGtgtgacctctgtcctgcagaattCAGTCATAGCTCTAGCCTGTTGCgccacaagcggacacacacaggcgagaagccccataagtgcgatctctgtcctgcagagttccacAAGAGGTGCGACTTGCAGCGTCACAGGAgaacacacacgggagagaagccatacaagtgtgacgtctgccctgcggagttcagctgTAGCTCGATGCTGTTGCGCCACAAGTGgacgcacacgggcgagaagccccataagtgcgatctctgtcctgcagagttccacAAGAGGTGTGACTTGCAGCGTCACAGGAgaacacacacgggagagaaaccatacaagtgtgacgtctgccctgcggagttcagctgTAGCTCGATGCTGTTGCGCCACAAGTGGACGCACATGGGCGAGAAGCCCcataagtgtgatctctgtcctgcagagttccacAAGAGGTACGACTTGCAGCGTCACAGGAgaacacacacgggagagaaaccatacaagtgtgacgtctgccctgcggagttcagccgtAGCTCGGCGCTGTTGCGCCACAAGTTGACGCACATGGGCGAGAAGCCCcataagtgtgatctctgtcctgcagagttcagcgagAGGGCGGGCCTGCGGTCTCACAAGAAAGCACACATGAGTGAGGGGCTATACAAATGCACCTTCTGTCCTGCACAGTTCAGGCAAAGCACGACGCTGAAGTGTCACAAGCAAAACATACAGGCGAGAAGGCCTataagtgcgacctctgtcctgcagaattCAGTCATAGCTCTAGCCTGTATGtccacaagcggacacacacgggcgagaagccccaTAAgagcgatctctgtcctgcagagttcaacaAAAGGTACGACTTACAACGTCACAAGAGAACACACACGGAGAGAAACCATGCAAGTGTGAcctctgccctgcggagttcagcgaCAGCTCGATGCTGTTGCGCCACAAGTGGACGCACATGGGCGACAAGCCCcataagtgtgatctctgtcctgcagagttcagcgagAGGGCGGGCCTGCGCTCTCACAGGcgaacacacacgggagagaagccatacaagtgcaatgtctgcccATTGGAGTTCAGCCACATGAAGAGTCTGTCATATCACATGCGAaaacacacaggcgagaagccctGTAACCCTGTAtccacacgagtcagttttctgccggcagcaagtcgggaaggagtgagaggatatccGAGATAAACGTGATCACTATGCGTCTGAAGACGCCCGCTCATTCTCTAGCATTCGCAAGAGTCATTTTCCCGGCGGCTGTCAGTTTTCCGATCCCTTCTGTATTCGCGCTTGCATATCGTCTGTGTCTAGCGTAGGATggaccaatgaaagaaaaaacttattgcgcttgggctccttgtggatgattcagagtgcattcacgtgagaaacgGGACAGGATATGGGCCAAAGGATAGATTCCGAAGAAGCGCTACGGAATGTAAAACAGCGTTAACGCAAATCTCCATGTGGACGACCCAAACGCCTGTTGGAGTATTTTGAGAATAGACGCTGTCACATTCGGTtttattttccactaatgaagcGTATCTCGATGCTGAGCATCAATATAGGCGCTACAGCGTGCCGACAAGTGATGGATTGGCGATGAAGCTGTGGTGTCGAACTACAGGTAgtcaataattaattaaattaaatcagatcaacttttcttttcctttcggtaggacgagtagcttccaattattatgtttttatacATGTATTGGAAACGTGCATGCAaacgattatgtgtagtcaacatctgtccagcgaaagaaatatccacgtttataaaattcatgcttgtattccgtgtctgtttcGTCTCGCGTAGAGAAAAAGGTTACTATGCAACACTACATTGTAGGTATCTCTCTATATATTGCATAATTGTTCCGAAGCTGCTGCGCTGGTGTGTCATTGCACCACTTTCGCAGTAAAGCCAAGCATCGTTggcgttccaattcagaatttgccatagtacagtgaatgccgttgtatgggacacatgcagaacaatcctgatgaaataaaaagcaagcgcGATAAGGATCCGTTGCGTCACCTCCTCCTTCTGCCGACAGCAGACGCCGCcggtcgtcagaatctgtgccgggaggacaagatatccagctgcctccgactgccgctccggagatcagaaagtggtgacgtTCCCTGACGACTgagcgtcagccggcagaaaactgactcgtgtgaatacagagTAAGTGTGATCTCTGTGCTGCATGGTTCAGCCAGGGCACGAGACTATATCACAAGCGAagacacacaggtgagaagccctacaagtgtggtctctgtcctgcagagttcatcgAGAGCATGAAGTTGAGGTATCACAAGCGGAAACACATGAGCGATGGGCCCTAGTAGTGCTATCCCTGTCCGGCA
Proteins encoded in this window:
- the LOC135376395 gene encoding zinc finger protein 70-like — encoded protein: MGEKPHKCDLCPAEFSTRAGLRRDRRTHMDEKPYKCDLCLAEFGQGERLLYHKRKHTGENPGKCDPCVAELSQSASLSCDKQERVGEKPHKCDLCTAEFTLKGSLTRYKRKHTEFTHQHGIAVSRADTHGREALQVQSSVPASLSESTNLQGYHKGDLRGVRGATSVPQSSATAHMYVQQ
- the LOC135376398 gene encoding zinc finger protein 239-like: MCLQRPKRTLVGKKSFRCDLCGFEFNKRYKLRNHKKAHMSEGLYQCTFCPAQFRRSAMLKYHKQKHTGEKAYKCDLCPAEFSHSSSLLRHKRTHTGEKPHKCDLCPAEFHKRCDLQRHRRTHTGEKPYKCDVCPAEFSCSSMLLRHKWTHTGEKPHKCDLCPAEFHKRCDLQRHRRTHTGEKPYKCDVCPAEFSCSSMLLRHKWTHMGEKPHKCDLCPAEFHKRYDLQRHRRTHTGEKPYKCDVCPAEFSRSSALLRHKLTHMGEKPHKCDLCPAEFSERAGLRSHKKAHMSEGLYKCTFCPAQFRQSTTLKCHKQNIQARRPISATSVLQNSVIALACMSTSGHTRARSPIRAISVLQSSTKGTTYNVTREHTRRETMQV